TGGGCACTGACTCATCCGGCGAGGTTGAAGTCTTCGTGTTCACCGTGGATGGCACCATGTATGTCAGTCTGGCTTCAGACCATACTGATCGTAAACTGGAGGCCTATGGCGTGGCCGAATCCAAACAGGCTTGCGTCAAACCGGTAGCAACCTCGGCCTGGCGCTTTGACGAGGTAGTGGAACATTGGGATCAATTGGTCATCCGCTCCTGGATCGACGAAGCGGGCAAAAAAATACTGTATCAGGAAGGCACCCTGGATAGCCTGCGTTTGCCACAGGAACTGATCAAAGGCTATACCGGCAACCAGAGCGTGCTGCCCGAAGGACACGGTATGATTTGCGGCACGGTCGGCGCTATTGGCGGCATCCGTCCATCCAACACATTTGTGATGGAACTGCACGATCCGGTCAAGAACCGCAGCCTGCAACACACATACCGTGTCGAAACGCTGCCTGTGGTGGCTGATCATCCTCACTAGCAAGTTACTGTCCACTAATTTCATTTGTCATTAATGGTTGTCCAATGAACTCTTCTGCATTTCCCAGTCTAGCCTCGCTGTCGCACGCGCTCGATGAAGGCTCAATCTCTTCGGTCCAACTGACACAACAGGCTCTGGCGCGCGCAACCAGCGGCGAAGGCCCCAAAGTATATACACAGGTCTTCCAGGAGCAGGCGCTGGCCGCCGCTGCGGCTGCCGACACCCTGCGTCAGGCGGGCATACGCCGCTCTGCGCTCGACGGTTTGCCCATATCAGTCAAGGATCTGTTTGATATCAAAGGCAAGCCCACACGGGCCGGCTCGGTCGTCTTGAACGATGCGCCTGCCGCCTCGGATAATGCCAAGGTCGTACAGCGGTTGATCAACGCGGGTGCCATCATTATCGGCACTACCAATATGACCGAGTTTGCCTACTCTGGCCTGGGCGTGAACCCACATTACGGTACACCGCGCAACCCGTGGGAACGCAGCGTCGGCGAAGGCCGTATCCCGGGCGGCTCCTCTTCGGGCGCCGCAGTATCAGTCACAGACGGGATGGCGGTAGCGGCCATTGGTTCGGATACCGGCGGCTCTGTGCGCATCCCCTCTGCCCTTTGCGGGCTGACCGGCTTCAAACCAACTGCACGCCGGGTGCCGCAAGAAGGCGTCCTGCCGCTGTCCACGACCCTGGATTCCATCGGCCCGCTGGCCGCCAGCGTAGAGTGCTGCGCCATATTGGACGCCTGATGACCGGCGAAAACTACACACCGATTGCGTCCAAACCCATCAAGGGCCTGCGCCTGCTGTTTCCCGGCAACGCCGTGCTAGATGGCGCTGACGATCATGTCGCGACAAGTTATGCACAGGTGCTGTCGCAACTGTCGGCGGCAGGGGCCATTATTGTGGAACAGGCCGTGCCGCCATTTGACCAGTTGCCCGGCATCAACGCCCAGGGCGGTTTCATTGCTGCCGAGGCCTGGGCGTGGCATCGCCAGCTGATCGCGGACAAGGCCGACGCTTATGATCCACGCGTGGTCTCGCGCATGTTGCGCGGCAAGCAAATTAGCGCCGCCGATTATATCGACCTGCTGCAGCGCCGCGCGCAGTGGATACAGCAATTACAAATGCAATTGGCGGACTATGACGCCATGATCATGCCTACCGTGCCGGTCATCGCGCCCACGATTGCCGAGCTGCGCGATGAAGAGGTATATCACAAAACCAATTTGCTGCTGTTGCGCAATCCCACCTTCATTAACTTCCTGGACGGTTGCGCGGTATCGTTACCCTGCCATGCCCCGGGAACTGCACCCGTCGGCGTGAGCATAGCCGCAGCTGGCGGTCAGGATCGCACTGTCCTGGCGATCGCCAAAGCGGTGGAAACCTTGCTGCAACGCTAGGGTTGACAGGTCGGCAATACAATCGCAAACTTTATGTATTGCGACCCATAAAAGCAAGCAAGGTCATCCGGCACAGGAGCTGCGACCATGGACCACACTGCCCTTCCCGCCCGTACTGTTCGTTGGAAAAGCTGCGACAACACCGGCCTGGAACATTTCTGCCTGCATATGAATGCCGACACGATCCAGGGCGAAGGCGTCGTGATCGGCGCAAGAGGTGGCTCGCCCTACGGCCTGCATTACCGGGTCACGACAGACACGCAATGGCGTACCCGCGAAGTGTGGGTGCGCATGGCCAGCGGTGTTTATTTGCATGTTTTTTCCGACGGAGACGGGACACTGGACCGATGACAAAGGCGACGCAATGCCCAATCTGGGCGGTTGCATCGATGTAGATATTGCAGCTACCCCGTTTACCAATACCCTGCCGATACGGCGGCTCTCCCTGAGCGAGGGGTGCACTACCGAACTTACCATGGCCTATGTGCCCTTGCCATCCCTGCAAATGTGCCCCGATGGGCAACGTTACACCCGTATTGCCGATCGACGTTATCTATACGAGAGTGCCGACCGGGATTTTTCTGCCGAACTGGCGGTGGACGAGGATGGACTTGTGATGGATTATCCGGGGTTGTTTCGGCGGCTGGTATAACGCACGCAGGTCGGGCGCGACAATAAACGCGTCGTGGTGCGAAGGGCAGTGGTGGGAGAAACGGCCGGACCGGCAGTCCATTGCATTGCACCTTAAAAACCTCCAACTGTGCTGATAGACGCCGCTATATCCAGTAGTTTTGCATTTTCCATGATGATGCAGTGGGGTGTACACAATCATGGCAATGCCTGTCACAGCAGACCTCATTAAGACAGCGTAACCTGCAACTCCTGCCTGATAACAGGGTGAATCCAGCAACGCAGCACAACAGTACCGCCAGCTTCCAGCACAAATGACTTTTCTGTACCCGGCAACTGCGTATCCAGGGAAACGATTTTGCCGTCTTCGTAGGTCACGTAAATACTATGCGCAATATCGGCCGCATTCACGATACGTACGCGATCGCCCACCTTGCCGTGAAATCGGGTTTGCTCAGTTCGTGATGATTCAATGTCAGCACATGATCAGCCGTTGCGGCCATGACAGGTGAGTAAAAAGTCACCAGCGGCACAGCGCAAGCACCAAGCGCCATATGCTGTATGAATGTACGCCGAGTCATATCCTGCATGGGTCAGTTCTCCAATTGGCCGGTTGCGGCCTGGGTCACGGGATTTCTGCCAAGTGCCCGCAGGAATGCCAAAAGGTCTGCGCGTTCCTGTTCCGTCAACGTAAAGGGTTGCATTTCCGGAGAACGACTGGGCCTGTCAATGCCGCCCTCCTCATAATGCTTGATTACTGCTTCCAGCGAGTCGATTGAGCCGTCGTGCATATAGGGCCCCTTATCGTTCAGTTCACGCAACGTCGGCGTCTTGAAGGCATGCTGCATGCCAACCACCTGGGGTGGCGTAAACTTTCCCCGGCCACGATCAGCGCTGGCCAGCCCGATGTCATGAAAACCATCATCAGTCAAACGCCAGGTACTGTGGCATGCGCTGCAGCGGGCCTTGCCATTGTAGATAGCAAAACCGCGCTGCTCCTGTGTGGTCAGCGCCTGCGTATCACCGGCGATCCAGCGATCCAGATCGGTGCGCGGCGATACCAGCGAGCGCTCGAAAGTAGCCAGCGCCTGCTGGATATGCTCGACAGTAATTTGCTGTACACGCCCGTAGGCGCGCTGCACCGGTTGTGCGTAATCGTCCAGCGCATTGATACGCTCCAGCAACAGCGCCACCGGCATATTCATTTCATGCTCGGCCGTAATAGGCATGACCGCTTGCTGTTCCAACGTATTGGCGCGTCCGTCCCACATGAGAGCGGACAGCCAGGCGCTGTTGAGCAGCGTCGGTGTTCTACGGGCAAATTCCTGTTGCCCGGAACCCACCGGTTGAACCAGACCATCGCTCCAGCGTTTGCCGGGATCGTGACAGGTGGCACAAGAGCGGCTTGCGCGCGAGAGTCGCGAGTCAAAAAACAGCTTGCGCCCCAGTTCCTCTTTTGCCTGCGAATGGGGATTGTCTGCCGGATAGGGCACCGATTGCGGTCGCTGATACTTCTGTTTGAGCGACCGCATCAATTCGGCATCCGCTTGCGGGGCACTGTGAGCGCTACGCAGTTCAGACCCCTGCACACCGGCAAGCAATGCTGCCAGCAGCATCAGGCCTGACCACGTACGCCCGCTTTGTTTCTCGCCTTTGATCACAATCGTGTACCTGTCGCGGCACCAATTAACTGGCCTTGCCGACAATCGGCGAAATGGTGCAGTGATAGGTCATGGAGTCATCTTCGGCGCCAAAGCACCAAACCACGTCGTTGTTAAACTCAGGGCGATAGATCGGCAATTCTCCCTGAGTATTGACACAGTTGCACCGTCCGCAAGTCTGTTTACCGCAGCAATCCCGGTAAGCGATCAGATAACTCTGGCCATCGCCGGGATTATGACAACTGGCCACCCAGGAACTGGGAGACAGTTTTGAACCCGGGGGGCAATTGGTCAGAGAGCCGCCGCAACAATCGCAGATGTTGCCGTCAATTGAGCAGTGGCGCCAATAGTCACATGCCTGGGAATTGGTGTCTTGCGGCTTCCAGCCTTCACGGCCCAGCGAGCCCGTGGTTTCAGCATGCGCATTGTTCAGCCGCCCCCGACGATCAACCGGCAACAGCGGCAGCAACGCCGCGCCTGCCAGCTGCGCGCCCAATCGGCCCAGAAAGCTGCGTCGACCAATTTTGCTGGCAGCAACGCGGCTGAGCCTTTCCATTCCACTATCGAAATTGTTGGTTTTTTTCATGACGATCTCCTCGCTCTATACAAGCGCTTGTCTGGTTAACGTTGGGATTCAATGCAGCTGGGGCGCAATATCGGCCGGCTGAACCATTTTTTCGCGCATATATTTCTGCAGGGAATGGTGCCCCAGCCGCACGGTTTCAAACAGGCTCTCGACATGTTCGCGTGTGTTGCAAAGACCTTTGGCCAGAATCATTCCCTGTTCGTCCAGAAGAACGCCATAAGGAATTTTTGCAACCTGGAACTTCATGCCGATCTCGGCCGACACCACGTACCTCACTTCGCCCATATCGTGCTCGGCCAGAAACTTGCGGTGGTCTGCCGCATTACCGTCGCTGATCAGGACAACATCGGCCCCCTCGCGCTGCGCCACTGAGCGGATAATGGGAAACAGCTTTGCGCAAATCGGGCAGGTTGGGCCGGTGAACATCAGCAGACTGGGGCGTCCTGGCGTGAGCGCCTGTCCGACAGCGAGCGGAACACCATAGAAGTCATCCACCTGAAATACCGGAGATTGCTCGCCAATATCCGGACCGTGATCCAGCATCATGCCCCTAGCGGCGCTGAGCGCTCGTGCAACAAACCTATTTGACGAATCAGGCCCATAACCAGCACCGCCAGGCCGATGAATCCGAGCCAGAGCATTACGTTGGAAGCGATAAGCAAAGTTGTATTCATGATGTCTCCATTTCCCTTTAAGAATTATTAGAACTGGCAGGTGACAGAGATGAAAGCATATCTGCACCGGTATAAAGAATCGCTGTCATTGCGGCTGCGGCCAGCGCCAGCACGGTTTCGCCCAGCGTTGCGGTAACGCCGGCGTTGGCCGCCTGCGCCACGTACAACGCGAACCCCGCAAGCACAAGGGGTCTGGCAAATTGAACCAGGCCAATACCATTGCCGCGCTCGGCGCCGCGCAGGCACCCGCAATCGATATGGGTTCTGCCGCGCGCCAGGTTAATGCCAATCGCAATAGCGAACGACAGCAGCAGCAAGGCAACAAGCACCCCGGCATACGCGGTCACAGCGTTGATCAATAACAGCGCTGCAAACGACAATTCCAGGTAAGGCAGCATGCGCGCAAATGGATAGGCCAGCACGTCGGGCAAAACACGATAGTTCGCCACGACGCCATGAAACTCATCCCTGTCCCGCAGCTTGGGTAATGCCGCTGCAATCAGCACAAAAACCAGGAAGAATTTTGCCAGCATGAAAAGTAGCGGATTGGATATCAAGTTCATGGTGTCCTCACAATTCCGGGATGGTGAGCATGAGGGGGGCTTTACCCAGCTCGTCCACCTTGCCGGTCTCTTTGCCCGTGGCCGGATCATACATATACAAGGTGCGATCTATGGCCGACACGGCATAAAGCACCGGTTTGTCGTCCTGGCTTATTCCGATCGAATCCACCTCGTGGCCAAGTTCGATTTTGCTGATTCGTTTTCCGGTTTTGGCTTCAAGTGCAAAGACAAAGCGGCTGGGCAGCTTATGTGTCCATTTTTCCCGCTGGTCGGCCAGAAGATAAATCGTGTCGCTGGGGCGATGATAGGTCACGGTCATCCAGCCGCCGGGGCGCCACTTTTGCTTGCGCTCCTCTTCTGTGAACGCATTGAACACTTTGGCAAACGTGGCACCGTCCGCAGTCAAATCCGCCTGATAGATATTGCCCTCATAACTGGGCCAGACCAGACGTCCGGCTTTTGCCGAATAGGCAGGATTGTTAAACAGATAATCGTCCTCGGGATGAAAGACCTTGGTGTTTTCCTGCTTGATTTCTCCTTTGCCGTCATACCCCACCTTCAGCAGCGATCCGTCGCGACAGTGCATAAAGAAGGTGTTTTGTGCTGCCGGGAACAAATGATAGCAGTCGGGCACGTCAACCATTTTGACGAATGATCTGTTGGCCACATCTACAATCCCGACCGCAGGCGATGGGGAAAACTGCTGGAACAGCAGGAATTTGTCGTCATTGGACAGCGTGGCCATGCGCTCGAGCGTCGCGCTCAGAAACCGGCCTTCCGGAATATCAATCTCGGCAATCAGATCATGAGTCTGGGCATCCACCAGATCAATATAATCATTACGCTGGCCTCGTGCTATCCGCGCAAACAGTGTATTGGCCACGGCAAAAAACTTGCCATCATGCGAGGCCATCACATGCGGCAGCTTGCCAGCATCAGTCATGCCCAGAAGCTTGCTTTTCTCGCCATCGATTGAAAACACTTGCGACGTTACATTGAAATGCCCTGGGTCTGTGACATACACTCGTTTGGCATTGCTGGGCGGCGCGGACAGGATGATGGGTTCATCCTGCAGGGTCGAGGTAATCTCCTTGCCCAGCTGAGTTGGAATTTTGGGTTCGGCAGCACCCGCTGCTCCCGCCAGTACCAGCGCCGTGCACGCCGTCATCAGCACCCATCCTGCACGCACCTGCAGGCCAGGGCTGCTTGTCTTTACCACCAGTCCATCAGTCTTCATTTGTCTCTCCAGCTGTATCTGTTATATGCAGGTCGCACGTGCGCTGCCCCCTTACACCAAACACACGACGAGCGCCGCAGCCCCTGCCGTGATCAACAGAAAACCGTCTGCCGTTACCGCCCTTTCCTGATATTTGGCCAAAAAACCCTGCACGCTGCGGTCACTTACCGGGAACAGGTTGACGAGCATGGGTAAAAAGCGACCGGCATTGAATACGCACACCGTTGCAATAGCAAACGAAATATCACCGCTTAGCGCCGCGGCCAGCGTGACAATGTAGAGAATCGGCGTCTGCACATAGGTAGAATAATTTGTGCCTAGCGCAAAGCCATATAACAGCCCGATTACCCATGAGCGAAAACGAAAGCGCGCATCGTGAGGCACTTGCGCCCGGCGCTGCGGATAGGGCATGCGAAGGAAATCGAATTGATGCGCGCCGTAGCAGAACGCCAGTATGGCCAGCACGACAGTTCCGGGCACGAGCAGGCTACCGGTAGATAGCAGCGCCCCCACCCCGCCGAGCATTGCGCCCAGCATGAGTGCACCGGCAAGATAGCCCAGCGCATGCATCAGGATAGTTGGGATCCAGGCCAGCACGCTGCGCAGGCCATAGCCTGCCTGGGGACGTAGCAGGCTCAGGCTTGAATAGCCACAAGGAGACCAGGTGGACAGCAGCCCGCCACAAAATGCCAGTGGCCACAAAATTAACGTTAATGACTGCGTCGGAGAACCCGGTGCATCAAGCGTGGTCCCGATTACGGCCCCGGCGCTCAGCGCCAGGACAATCAGCAACAATCGAGCCTGCCACGACTGTGATTGCGCAAAGGAAATGCAATCGAGCACGCGCTCCGTTGATTCGGCCGAGCGCAAGCTGGTGGACACGGTTGCATCATGGTTTGTGGTTATCATCTGTAGCCCCTCCATCACATTTGTGTTATTTGCATACTGCTTGCGACGAAGGTTACCGGTACACAAGACCATTCAGTAGCACTTATCGGCATCTTCCGAATGCGGGTTTACCCTTGTCGATAAAAAACGTACAGGCTGGCAAGATCAAGGCAAGCAAAGGGTTGCCGATTTTTACTATGGCTTGTGTGGAAAACGGCCTATTCTCAGGCTGCATAATACCGGTCAGAATCAGCGCTAAAGACGCTGGACGACCATAAGGGGACTGGAGGATAAAACAATGGCTATATCGGATCAGGGAGTCTCTGTCCGCAGACAGGTGCTTCCCGCCCAATCCATGTCAGCGGTACGGCTGCGCAATAGCGATGTCCTGCAGCAGGCGCAGGCCCTGCCTTTTTGGTCACAGGACTATACCCAATTGTCTGCAGGCAGTTTTCATGGCGAGGTTGACAGCATTGCCACGCGCGGCATCCAGCTGTTTCGGGAGTCCATGACCTGTTCGGTAGATGAACTGGCCTGTGCGCCGGCAAACACATATGTCATAGGTCTGGCCGGCAAAGTAACCGGCGATTCCCATTGGGGTTCGGTTGCGCTGAAAGAAAACTCGCTCATCACGCTGGATAAGGATGCCGAACTGGTTTTCCGAACCTCGCATCAATCAGAAATCTCAGTGGCCGTCATTGATGCCGAAAGGCTGGACGAATATGCCCAGCAAGTACTGGGTATTGATCTGCAATGCGTTTTTGGAAAAATACGGCCAGTCGAACGGCTGGAGCAGGCGCAGGCAGACTCCATGCGCAGAATGTTCAATGATTTCTTTTTGCATCTGCCCCCATGGCGCGGATTACACCGAACCATGCCGCCTGGAGTCATTTTGAAGATGATATCATGTCTGAGTGCGTACACGCACTGGCTTCCATCAAGCCCCTTTCACAGCGCACCTCCGATATCCGGATCCATCGCTATCTGGTAAACCGGGTTCGCGAACGCACGCTGGCCTCGCCGCTGTGCCCGCCAAGCATTGGCGAACTGTGCCGGGAACTCAATGTAAGCCGCCGAACGCTGAACCATGCCTTTTTGCGGGTACTGGGCATTACCCCGGTGTCGTACATTCGCAATATCAGGCTTAATCGCGTGCGCGCCGATCTGCAGACCGGCAAGCTATCGGGCAGCTCCATTGCAGATATCGCCATTCATTGGGGATTCTGGCATATGAGTTTGTTTTCACGCTATTACAAGGCCTTGTTCGGCGAGTTGCCGTCCGAGACACGCAGCCGTCACGCGTGACACCGGCCTTTTACGGAGGCTCCAATGGGTCAGGAAAAGCCGTCAGATGCTCCCCGGATTTCGGAAAAGCGACGCGACCTGCTGAAAACATCGGTGCGCGCCGCTGGCGCTTTGGGTGTGACATGGCTCGCCCTGGATACCGCAACCGATGCCGCTTCCGCCGCCGAGCCTCAGGCATTGCGACCGCCCGGCGCACTGGATGAAGCAGCATTTTTATCTGCCTGTGTGCGCTGCGGCCTCTGTGTTCGTGCCTGCCCTTACGATATTCTTTCGCTGGCAACACTGGATGGTCCGGCTCAAACCGGCACGCCTTACTTTGTTGCACGCGATGATCCGTGCCGAATGTGCAAGGACATTCCCTGTGCAAAAGCCTGCCCGACCGGCGCCCTCGATAGCGAAATGGCCCGGATCGAGGATGCCGACATGGGCGTGGCGGTACTGGTGGGGCATGAAACCTGCCTGAACTACAAGGGACTTAACTGCAGCATTTGCTATCGGGTTTGCCCCGTACGTGACCAGGCCATCACCCTGGAAACCCATCAGATAAATGGCAAACAACGCATTATCCCGACCGTGCACTCCGATGCCTGCACCGGCTGCGGTACGTGTGAAAAGCATTGCGTGATCAAGGAGGCAGCCATTCGCGTGCTGCCGCGCAAACTAGGGCTGGGCCAGGAAGGCAGAAACCCTTCAGGACGACTGTAATAATGACAATTGCTATCGCGGACAAATCCCTGAAAAAAAAGGAACGTACCGGCTGGAGATCCTGGCGCTGGCTGCTGGCCCGTCGCACGGCCCAGCTTGCCCTGCTGTTCGCTTTTATGGCTGGGCCCTGGCTGGGATGGCGCATTGCTCAGGGCAATTTCGCATCCAGCCAGTGGTTTGGCATCATCAATCTTTCTGACCCCTATATCCTGCTGCAATCATTATTTGCAGGCCACGCCATTTCCGCGGTCGCTGCTGGCGGCGCCCTTCTGATCGTATTGTTCTTTTTTCTGGTGGGCGGCCGCAGCTATTGCAGCTGGCTATGCCCGGTAAACATCGTTACCGATGCTGCACTCTGGCTGCGTGACCGGCTCGGCATAAAACGCGACCGTGCTCTCAACAAGAACACCCGCCTTGTCATCCTGGCCGCGACCCTGCTGGCCAGCGTGACCACGAGCGTCATTGCCTGGGAGATTATCAATCCGGTCACGATCCTGCAACGCGGGCTGATCTTCGGCATGGGGCTGGGATGGGCAGTGATTGCTGGCGTGTTCCTGTTCGATCTATTAATTACACGCC
Above is a window of Advenella kashmirensis WT001 DNA encoding:
- the mauB gene encoding methylamine dehydrogenase (amicyanin) large subunit → MKTDGLVVKTSSPGLQVRAGWVLMTACTALVLAGAAGAAEPKIPTQLGKEITSTLQDEPIILSAPPSNAKRVYVTDPGHFNVTSQVFSIDGEKSKLLGMTDAGKLPHVMASHDGKFFAVANTLFARIARGQRNDYIDLVDAQTHDLIAEIDIPEGRFLSATLERMATLSNDDKFLLFQQFSPSPAVGIVDVANRSFVKMVDVPDCYHLFPAAQNTFFMHCRDGSLLKVGYDGKGEIKQENTKVFHPEDDYLFNNPAYSAKAGRLVWPSYEGNIYQADLTADGATFAKVFNAFTEEERKQKWRPGGWMTVTYHRPSDTIYLLADQREKWTHKLPSRFVFALEAKTGKRISKIELGHEVDSIGISQDDKPVLYAVSAIDRTLYMYDPATGKETGKVDELGKAPLMLTIPEL
- a CDS encoding methylamine utilization protein MauF, with protein sequence MITTNHDATVSTSLRSAESTERVLDCISFAQSQSWQARLLLIVLALSAGAVIGTTLDAPGSPTQSLTLILWPLAFCGGLLSTWSPCGYSSLSLLRPQAGYGLRSVLAWIPTILMHALGYLAGALMLGAMLGGVGALLSTGSLLVPGTVVLAILAFCYGAHQFDFLRMPYPQRRAQVPHDARFRFRSWVIGLLYGFALGTNYSTYVQTPILYIVTLAAALSGDISFAIATVCVFNAGRFLPMLVNLFPVSDRSVQGFLAKYQERAVTADGFLLITAGAAALVVCLV
- a CDS encoding cupredoxin domain-containing protein; this translates as MGDRVRIVNAADIAHSIYVTYEDGKIVSLDTQLPGTEKSFVLEAGGTVVLRCWIHPVIRQELQVTLS
- a CDS encoding twin-arginine translocation signal domain-containing protein, which produces MQDMTRRTFIQHMALGACAVPLVTFYSPVMAATADHVLTLNHHELSKPDFTARWAIAYVS
- a CDS encoding putative glycolipid-binding domain-containing protein: MPNLGGCIDVDIAATPFTNTLPIRRLSLSEGCTTELTMAYVPLPSLQMCPDGQRYTRIADRRYLYESADRDFSAELAVDEDGLVMDYPGLFRRLV
- a CDS encoding cytochrome c peroxidase, yielding MIKGEKQSGRTWSGLMLLAALLAGVQGSELRSAHSAPQADAELMRSLKQKYQRPQSVPYPADNPHSQAKEELGRKLFFDSRLSRASRSCATCHDPGKRWSDGLVQPVGSGQQEFARRTPTLLNSAWLSALMWDGRANTLEQQAVMPITAEHEMNMPVALLLERINALDDYAQPVQRAYGRVQQITVEHIQQALATFERSLVSPRTDLDRWIAGDTQALTTQEQRGFAIYNGKARCSACHSTWRLTDDGFHDIGLASADRGRGKFTPPQVVGMQHAFKTPTLRELNDKGPYMHDGSIDSLEAVIKHYEEGGIDRPSRSPEMQPFTLTEQERADLLAFLRALGRNPVTQAATGQLEN
- the mauD gene encoding methylamine dehydrogenase accessory protein MauD, which translates into the protein MMLDHGPDIGEQSPVFQVDDFYGVPLAVGQALTPGRPSLLMFTGPTCPICAKLFPIIRSVAQREGADVVLISDGNAADHRKFLAEHDMGEVRYVVSAEIGMKFQVAKIPYGVLLDEQGMILAKGLCNTREHVESLFETVRLGHHSLQKYMREKMVQPADIAPQLH
- a CDS encoding putative glycolipid-binding domain-containing protein, whose protein sequence is MDHTALPARTVRWKSCDNTGLEHFCLHMNADTIQGEGVVIGARGGSPYGLHYRVTTDTQWRTREVWVRMASGVYLHVFSDGDGTLDR
- a CDS encoding DUF2848 domain-containing protein — its product is MKLEFSLVQDPAATVIADIDTLIVAGWAGRDIKAIEHHIEELAALGVPRPSAVPLYYRVANNQLTQASNIQALGTDSSGEVEVFVFTVDGTMYVSLASDHTDRKLEAYGVAESKQACVKPVATSAWRFDEVVEHWDQLVIRSWIDEAGKKILYQEGTLDSLRLPQELIKGYTGNQSVLPEGHGMICGTVGAIGGIRPSNTFVMELHDPVKNRSLQHTYRVETLPVVADHPH
- a CDS encoding thioredoxin domain-containing protein, producing the protein MNTTLLIASNVMLWLGFIGLAVLVMGLIRQIGLLHERSAPLGA
- the mauA gene encoding methylamine dehydrogenase (amicyanin) small subunit, giving the protein MKKTNNFDSGMERLSRVAASKIGRRSFLGRLGAQLAGAALLPLLPVDRRGRLNNAHAETTGSLGREGWKPQDTNSQACDYWRHCSIDGNICDCCGGSLTNCPPGSKLSPSSWVASCHNPGDGQSYLIAYRDCCGKQTCGRCNCVNTQGELPIYRPEFNNDVVWCFGAEDDSMTYHCTISPIVGKAS
- the napH gene encoding quinol dehydrogenase ferredoxin subunit NapH, yielding MTIAIADKSLKKKERTGWRSWRWLLARRTAQLALLFAFMAGPWLGWRIAQGNFASSQWFGIINLSDPYILLQSLFAGHAISAVAAGGALLIVLFFFLVGGRSYCSWLCPVNIVTDAALWLRDRLGIKRDRALNKNTRLVILAATLLASVTTSVIAWEIINPVTILQRGLIFGMGLGWAVIAGVFLFDLLITRHGWCGYLCPVGAFYGTIGRFSRIRVRATRRDACEQCGACLRKCPEPHVIGPALRGEDNAFVISGDCINCGACIDHCPNDVFEISFRPLTWQTANRPQAGEINK
- a CDS encoding MauE/DoxX family redox-associated membrane protein — encoded protein: MNLISNPLLFMLAKFFLVFVLIAAALPKLRDRDEFHGVVANYRVLPDVLAYPFARMLPYLELSFAALLLINAVTAYAGVLVALLLLSFAIAIGINLARGRTHIDCGCLRGAERGNGIGLVQFARPLVLAGFALYVAQAANAGVTATLGETVLALAAAAMTAILYTGADMLSSLSPASSNNS
- a CDS encoding helix-turn-helix domain-containing protein, which codes for MSECVHALASIKPLSQRTSDIRIHRYLVNRVRERTLASPLCPPSIGELCRELNVSRRTLNHAFLRVLGITPVSYIRNIRLNRVRADLQTGKLSGSSIADIAIHWGFWHMSLFSRYYKALFGELPSETRSRHA
- the napG gene encoding ferredoxin-type protein NapG, which gives rise to MGQEKPSDAPRISEKRRDLLKTSVRAAGALGVTWLALDTATDAASAAEPQALRPPGALDEAAFLSACVRCGLCVRACPYDILSLATLDGPAQTGTPYFVARDDPCRMCKDIPCAKACPTGALDSEMARIEDADMGVAVLVGHETCLNYKGLNCSICYRVCPVRDQAITLETHQINGKQRIIPTVHSDACTGCGTCEKHCVIKEAAIRVLPRKLGLGQEGRNPSGRL